The genome window TGCTGTGACCGTGGTCCCTAGGTTTGCGCCAAGGGTTACGGGGTAAATTTGGGCAATGGTGACCACGCCGGCTCCGGCCAGGGGTACCATCACAGAGGTGGTGATGGATGATGACTGAACCATGATGGTCAATACCGCTCCGATAAGCATGCCAACAGGACCGCCTGCTCCAAGGAAACGGTTAAGATATTTTTCCATGCGTGAAAGCACGAGGCCGCGCATGACTTTTACAATCAAAGTGAGTGCAACGAAGATAATCACACAACCAGCAAGAGCCAGAAGGGAGGTGACGACCTTTGGGTTGTCACTCAGCATTTCCACACCCTGCTTCACCAGTTTTGAACCAGCTTTGAAGGAGGCCTTGATCGGGCTTTTGTATTTTGTAGCCGATGCATCCGTGGTTAGCTTGGCGATGAATTCAGAGGCGCGTTCTAGAATACCGGCGCCGGTCATTGCTCGGGTGATTAATTCTATCGGTAATATGGTTAACACAGATAGGACGTTGAAGAAGTCGTGACAGGTTGCTGCTGCAAAGGCGCGTTTGAATTCGCCACTGCGGGTGGCACTGGCGAGGCTGGCAATCGTTGAGGTGACCGTTGTACCGATATTTGCACCCATAATCATCGGGATGGCTGAAGAAACAGATACTTGGCCTGCGGCGACAACGCCAACAATCAATGCAGTGGTTACGGATGAGCTTTGTACGAAGGTGGTGGCCAGGATACCAACGAGTAACCCAAGCATTGGGCTCATATTGGCGCCGAGGTATTGGTCCATCACTCCTTTACCAAGCCCTTTAACACCAGAGCTTAGGCAAGTGATACCTATGAGGAAAAGGTAGAGCAAGAGGGCAACAAGGAGAAGATTCAGCCATAACTGATACGGGTTCGATTTTTCTTGAGGAGCTGTTCCAGAGTCTTGAACACCCTCTGACGCTGGGGAGACTGTCTCGGAACTTTGTACGTCTGGTTTTCCGGTCATATTATTAAACTCTCTTCTTTAAGTTGTCTGCTTTTAAGTCTAGGCCGGTCAATGGATCAACGCCGATACTATGGAGTTTAAGTGACAGTTGTGTGACAAGGTGGCTGGCCTCTTGAGAACTCTCACAAAAAGATTTACCCTAAACCCTAGATGCATTGACATTGTT of Deltaproteobacteria bacterium contains these proteins:
- a CDS encoding Na/Pi symporter is translated as MTGKPDVQSSETVSPASEGVQDSGTAPQEKSNPYQLWLNLLLVALLLYLFLIGITCLSSGVKGLGKGVMDQYLGANMSPMLGLLVGILATTFVQSSSVTTALIVGVVAAGQVSVSSAIPMIMGANIGTTVTSTIASLASATRSGEFKRAFAAATCHDFFNVLSVLTILPIELITRAMTGAGILERASEFIAKLTTDASATKYKSPIKASFKAGSKLVKQGVEMLSDNPKVVTSLLALAGCVIIFVALTLIVKVMRGLVLSRMEKYLNRFLGAGGPVGMLIGAVLTIMVQSSSITTSVMVPLAGAGVVTIAQIYPVTLGANLGTTVTALLASMAISGEASFAARQIALVHLCFNLLGILIWYVPTKLRDIPLNMALRMAEFAGHSRKKAAAMVFSFFYIVPAIIFLISKPF